A window of bacterium genomic DNA:
TTTAGGTTTTAGTCATGAATTTTTTAGTGTTAATGATTAATGAAATTTACTATAGCAGACAGTAGATGAAGAACGGGTGAACAGAAATTGCTCTTGCTTGGTGACGTAAAAGAATCAACAGCTTGGAACCAGCTGTGAAGAAATCTGGTAATTGATACTCATGTGGGTTCGTTCATTGTTGTAGTAATTTAAAAATATTTACAAGGGAATCATAATAAAACTCGACACGAATTGCAAAAGGAGAACTGATTTGCTTTTTAAACATGAAAGACGTAGTATCGTCCCAGACTGCAACGTGTAAGGAGCACTGAGGTGGAAAATAAAGTTATAGAGCTTTTAAAAAATTATGGGGCTTCTGTAGAACCGGCGGATAGATCGACTGAAGATGCGTACATCGTTAGGTTTCATTTTGAAAGAGGGGTGACGACCCTGCGTATCGTTCTCAATGATTACAGCGGTGCTGATTTGGTAATAACAAATATGACAACATTACCAGAGAGTCATAGGAGGCATGGGTTTGGAAGCAAGGCTCTTGAAACTATCTTACTATGGGCACGGTCCAATGATTTAAAAAGTGTTCGCGCTGTGCAAATCCTAAAACAAAGTGAGTATTTTTGGATTAAAAACGGGTTTGCACGATGCGAAGAACCAAATCCGTGCAATGACTTTATCTATCAAGAACCCGTGAATTAACCCCGGGCTCGACCGCCAGACAGAAACCCGCTTCTGTCTGGTGGTTTCTTTTTGCACACACATAGAATTAAAACATACCCACAAAACAATTGGTAAACAAAACCCCCGCCTTAGGCGGGGGTTTTGTGGAAATGATTCTCAGATACACGAAAAATTATTTCATATGAGCAGAAACAAGCTTTGTCATTTCAAACATCGTAACTTCGCCCTTACCACCGAATACGGCTTTCAATTTTTCATCAGCCAAAATATTTCTTTTGTTCTTTGGATTCTGAAGATCCAACTTCTTGATATACACCCAGATTTTCTTAACAACATCAGAACGCGGCATGGGTCCTTTACCAACAACAGCCTCAAGTTCAGGAGACAAGGTGAGTGGCTTTAAGAACGCTGGATTTGCTTTTCTAACCATAATGAGAATTTAAACGATTTTTAATATTAAAACTCGACCATTCTATTATATACCATAGATCCCATACTGTCTTCCCGTCTATTTCTTGTGTGTATATTTGAAATAAATAGCAGGGATTGACGTAACTCAAGAAAAGATTAGTCTGATGAATAGGTTTGTTACTGGAGAATTCAAATGTTCGACAATGAAGACGAGACACATTGTGATAACTCGGGGGAATGTGAAGCACCACGCGGTGCTCGTGACATTACCAACTGTATATATTGCGGCAAAGAATTACACGAGAAAGACGGGGAATGGTTCACGTGGGATGCCGACATGTTCGAATCCACACAATCACAAGGTCCTGTGATATAAACCGCCCAACAGAAACCGTTTCTACTTGGGCGGTTTCGTTTTTTGGTATAATGTTTCTATGGTTATCGCTTATCACAAAAAAGATACTCATATTCTCAACATAGAACGCGGAGAGGAACTTCTTTCTTCCCTGCGTGCTTTTTTGGATAAAGAAAAAATCAAAGCTGGATATTTTACCGGACTGGGCGCGGCGGAAGTTCTTGAACTTGCGTATTACAATCTCTCAACAAAAAAGTTTGAACGGCACACCATAAGAGAAGATGTTGAAATTCTTTCACTTGTCGGAAATATCGCGATACTTAAAAACGAGAGAATCATTCACATACACGGCACGTTCGGAAGAAAAGATCTCTCGGTATTGGGCGGCCACATCTTCTCACTTCACATATCAGGCGCATGTGAAATTCATCTTATAAAACTCCCCGGTGAAATGACTCGTGCATACGATGAAGCGACCGGGCTTAATCTCTTGTGTTCAATTCCATCATAAAAATATAACCACAACATTCCAACATTCTGCAGAATGTTGGAATGTTGTGGTGTTTGTTTGACATTCACGAAGGTAATCCATAGTATTGGCTTAGATACCAGAAAGGAGTGCCAGAAATGACACCTCGCAAAATTGTCTTAATCATTGAAATGTATGAGAAACGTCTTCGTGTTGCGGAAGTACCAAAGGTCAGAATGGATGCGAAGAGAACCTTCGAATCGCTTACCAAGCCTGAGCTCCTTGCACACGCACATTTTCTATGTGACGGAGTTAAAGAATACGCATTGGATCCTGAAAAACAAAGAAAGACAGGAAGCCATTTAACCGCAGTGCAGTTATGTCTTAGTTTTGCGGGTTGGTACACACTTGAAGAACTTATGGACCATAATCGTCCCGATAACGAAGAGGTAAACGAGTAAAAAAAACCGCCCCCCAGAAACTCGGGGCGGTTTTTTTATAATTACAGTAGACAAAAAAACTCAAACAGGTGTTACCGCCAAGTCCTCACAAGCCCCCATTTAATATTCACTGCCGCTCCAAGTGTAAGGAGCATAAACCCGCAGGCAATGATCCAGCCAACAAAAGGAACTACCCCTAAGATGGCATAGAGCACCGCACCAAGAAGGATTGTTTTCCACGAAACTTCATAATGGTCTCCTTTGAATATCCATTTTTGCGCAACACTACCCAAGACAATCGGGACAGCGATCAAAGAGAAAACGATCGCGCCAATAAAACTTACCATGCCTAAAATTCCGAGTGGGATGCCAACAAGAGTCACAAAGAGAAGCATTGATGCCACAGGAAGAACAATCAATGTCACAAAACCGCGACCGATCTCAAGAAGCGGCTGTGCAACCGCCTTTTGCACGAGTTCGTTCGCATAGCGACGAAAGAAAAGCCCCAAGAGAAGTGAGCACACAAGAAGCGCAAAGAATTTTCCGAGAACAAAGATCGAGAGTATCACCGGGAGTGGACTTTTATAGCCCTCTCGCGCATTTTCCCATGATTCATATTTTGTACCACCCTGTACCACTGCGCCTTCTTCAATTACTGCTTCTTTTTTCGCGCGATATGTAAGATCTCCCCCAATATTCGCCGATTTACCAAGCGTAAGTTTATCACCATTAAATTCCACATTACCGGTCACTGGCGCATTCAAAAATATTTCACCTCCACCAATGTGGATATTCCCCTTGATAGGCGCGTCAATATGAACAACTCCCCCGCCAACAAGAAGATCTCCGTCTACACCAGCCCCGGTGATTTGTACTTGCCCGCCACCCACCACGAGGTCACCACCTATTGGGGCACTTATAATAATATTACCGCCAGCGACACGAACATCATCTCCCACGGTTCCCAATATGGTGATGTTCCCCCCAACTGCAATGATATCTGCCAACACACTTCCGTTTATCAAAATGCTTCCTCCCGCGACAATGAGATCTCCTTCAATAATGCCGGAGCTTTGCACGCTTCCACCTGCAATATACGTATCGCCCTCGATACGCTCACCTGAAGATATGCTTGGCTGCTCTCCCACACGGAGCTCAAGCGCAAAGAGAGTTGCCGGAACGAGAACCATCGCCACAATAAGAACTGTGCGTGTTACTGATTTCATGATTTTTAGTAATTAGATGATTAAACTGCTTATAGTATACCTCTCTTTATGTAATATTGTGAACAAATGTCATTGCGCGATAGGTCCGCTATTGGATATAATAACCCCTATGAATCCTCAAGAAATGAACACGGGGTATGCTTCTCTCATTGTGGCAATACTTGTCGCCCTTATCGGTGCGACGGGATATTTGGGCTACCAGGATTTTAAACTTACCAAAGAAAAAATAGCGCTTGAAGAAGAGCTCGCAAAAACAAAACAAGAATTTGCAACACAGTCGCAGATACTTCTTGAAAATATTGATTCAGTAAAGCAAATCCTAGCCGCAACACAAAGCGATCGAAACAACCTCGAGCAAGACCTCCGCCAGGAACGCGAACTCGTAGATGGAATGGAAGCGCAAGTGCAATTTATGGCGAGTACTGTTGGCACGCTTAAAAAATTAACAGACACAGACAAAGAACTCC
This region includes:
- a CDS encoding GNAT family N-acetyltransferase — translated: MENKVIELLKNYGASVEPADRSTEDAYIVRFHFERGVTTLRIVLNDYSGADLVITNMTTLPESHRRHGFGSKALETILLWARSNDLKSVRAVQILKQSEYFWIKNGFARCEEPNPCNDFIYQEPVN
- a CDS encoding DNA-binding protein, with translation MVIAYHKKDTHILNIERGEELLSSLRAFLDKEKIKAGYFTGLGAAEVLELAYYNLSTKKFERHTIREDVEILSLVGNIAILKNERIIHIHGTFGRKDLSVLGGHIFSLHISGACEIHLIKLPGEMTRAYDEATGLNLLCSIPS